A region of Cystobacter fuscus DSM 2262 DNA encodes the following proteins:
- a CDS encoding DUF3142 domain-containing protein, whose amino-acid sequence MSEALTDAPRELGTIRVLARERSGTQRAPVDIAVDVDALARSGREVVAVMRVEGTAPLEGVSLQEVAVLARAWRARGVRVRGIEVDHDCATTALAGYADWLEREQAVLGGELSLSITALPTWSGSPALPRLASLPDHIVLQVHAVRAPTLFTAEQARGFVEAWARVTDRPFQVALPTYRVRLRDGTPLSAEPREVARFLAALRERPVAGVSGLVWFRLGHRGDTEAWSLPTLTAVVRGEPLAPRFLPRLVDAGGGALDIVLENTGHVDAEAPTRLSLSGKLEVLDGVAGYTARGTSLVARTPPRLRAGERRVIGFVRGSEVALALP is encoded by the coding sequence TTGAGCGAGGCGCTCACGGACGCGCCCCGGGAACTGGGAACGATCCGGGTGCTGGCGCGTGAGCGCTCGGGCACCCAACGCGCCCCCGTGGACATCGCGGTGGATGTGGACGCCCTCGCCCGCTCGGGCCGCGAGGTGGTCGCGGTGATGCGCGTGGAGGGCACGGCGCCGCTGGAGGGGGTGTCCCTTCAGGAGGTGGCCGTGCTCGCCCGGGCCTGGCGGGCGCGGGGCGTGCGCGTGCGCGGCATCGAAGTCGATCATGACTGCGCCACCACGGCCCTGGCCGGGTACGCGGACTGGCTCGAGCGCGAGCAGGCGGTGCTCGGGGGCGAACTGTCGCTGTCCATCACGGCGCTGCCCACGTGGAGCGGCTCACCAGCCCTGCCCCGGCTCGCCTCCCTGCCCGACCACATCGTGCTCCAGGTACACGCGGTGCGCGCGCCCACGCTCTTCACCGCCGAGCAGGCTCGGGGCTTCGTCGAGGCCTGGGCGCGGGTGACGGACCGGCCCTTCCAGGTGGCGCTGCCCACCTACCGCGTGCGGCTGCGCGACGGCACGCCCCTGTCCGCGGAGCCTCGCGAGGTGGCCCGCTTCCTCGCCGCGCTGCGGGAGCGGCCCGTGGCTGGAGTCTCGGGCCTGGTCTGGTTCCGGCTCGGGCACCGGGGGGATACCGAGGCCTGGAGCCTGCCCACGCTCACCGCGGTGGTGCGCGGCGAGCCGCTCGCTCCCCGCTTCCTACCGCGTCTGGTGGATGCGGGGGGCGGCGCGCTGGACATCGTCCTCGAGAACACGGGCCACGTGGATGCCGAGGCCCCCACCCGGCTCTCCCTTTCCGGCAAGCTCGAGGTGCTCGACGGCGTGGCGGGTTACACCGCGCGGGGCACCTCGCTCGTGGCGCGCACGCCTCCCCGCCTGCGCGCCGGCGAGCGCCGCGTCATCGGCTTCGTTCGGGGATCCGAGGTGGCACTTGCTCTTCCGTGA
- a CDS encoding acyltransferase family protein — translation MISQETHHTSKRLEGLDSLRAVAILLVFAYHYMVFVSGTPTFGWASTVGWTGVDLFFVLSGYLIGNQLFAGIVKGKTLSLKAFYIRRLLRTLPNYYVVLALYFLLPTVMGGRQPPPLWRFLTFTQNLGLAPGTAFSHAWSLCIEEQFYLLLPLLLLGALRFGGFMPKRAAWFALAGLILAGVALRGALWFQYGQEPDGADHGYYPHIYYSSFCRFDEFLPGVAIAMLKNLHPDLWARVIGWGRATLTAGVLTTGVLFYLLAKYYYIEGYGYGFAMTSFGYSLLACSFALLVVAALSPGSLLYRVRVPGAASLAAWSYAIYLSHKPLAHIARKQLEPWGLGDGATAAIIAVVCLLGGWLLHRFVETPFMRLRDRHHPTNFHTAPGAQVRQGREMLAGEPSR, via the coding sequence GTGATTTCGCAGGAAACCCACCACACGTCCAAACGGCTCGAGGGGCTCGACTCGCTGAGAGCGGTCGCCATCCTGCTGGTGTTCGCCTACCACTACATGGTCTTCGTCAGCGGCACGCCGACCTTCGGCTGGGCCAGCACCGTGGGCTGGACCGGGGTGGATCTGTTCTTCGTGCTGAGCGGCTACCTCATCGGCAACCAGCTCTTCGCCGGCATCGTGAAGGGAAAGACGCTGTCCCTGAAAGCTTTCTACATCCGGCGGCTCCTGCGAACGCTGCCCAACTACTACGTGGTGCTGGCGCTGTATTTCCTGCTGCCCACGGTTATGGGTGGCAGGCAACCGCCGCCGCTGTGGCGCTTCCTCACCTTCACGCAGAACCTGGGGTTGGCGCCGGGAACGGCGTTCTCGCATGCGTGGTCGCTGTGCATCGAGGAGCAGTTCTACCTGCTGCTTCCGCTGCTCCTCCTCGGTGCACTGCGCTTCGGCGGGTTCATGCCGAAGCGGGCCGCATGGTTCGCGCTGGCGGGCCTGATTCTCGCCGGCGTCGCGCTCCGCGGTGCACTGTGGTTCCAGTACGGACAGGAGCCAGACGGTGCCGACCATGGCTACTATCCGCACATCTACTACTCCTCGTTCTGCCGATTCGACGAGTTCCTGCCTGGCGTGGCCATCGCCATGTTGAAGAACCTCCACCCGGACCTGTGGGCGCGGGTGATCGGCTGGGGTCGTGCCACGCTGACCGCCGGTGTGCTCACCACCGGGGTCCTCTTCTACCTGCTCGCGAAGTACTACTACATCGAGGGCTACGGTTATGGCTTCGCCATGACCAGCTTCGGCTACTCGCTGCTGGCCTGCTCGTTCGCGTTGCTCGTCGTGGCCGCGCTGAGCCCGGGCTCACTGCTGTACCGAGTGCGCGTGCCGGGTGCCGCCTCACTCGCGGCATGGTCGTATGCCATCTACCTGTCGCACAAGCCGCTCGCCCATATCGCGCGGAAGCAATTGGAGCCCTGGGGCCTGGGCGACGGCGCCACGGCCGCGATCATCGCGGTCGTCTGCCTGCTCGGAGGCTGGTTGCTGCATCGCTTCGTCGAGACGCCGTTCATGCGGCTACGCGATCGCCACCATCCGACGAACTTCCACACCGCGCCTGGCGCACAGGTCCGCCAGGGCAGAGAGATGCTGGCTGGCGAGCCCTCGCGATAG
- a CDS encoding tyrosinase family protein: MIRRNILSDEGVRQQFIDGVLALKDPARFPWPGQPGLSIYDFFVAWHHQSMMLFTPPTQRDRNSAHSGPAFLPWHRYFLLRFEGYLIDALGAPDFRLPYWDWSADAALSAPTLSPIWSQDAMGRFTNPGVWQVRVVPAARGLTRLAQPRPLDRSLGLLDAALPPRDAVRTVLRDQTLYDAPPYDSFSSGFRNYLEGWEGPARIHNAVHVWIGGDMTDSTSPNDPMFFLHHCNVDRIWRAWQLRYPNAPYVPAQSASNDLAFHRLDDALYSVFSETTPVTPRGVLNPLALGAPFGAANHYDYDSLADLQG, from the coding sequence ATGATTCGCCGGAACATCCTCTCGGACGAGGGCGTCAGGCAGCAGTTCATCGATGGGGTGCTGGCGCTCAAGGATCCGGCGCGCTTCCCATGGCCGGGACAGCCGGGACTCTCCATCTATGACTTCTTCGTGGCGTGGCACCACCAGTCGATGATGCTCTTCACGCCCCCCACGCAGCGGGATCGCAATTCGGCCCACTCGGGACCCGCCTTCCTGCCGTGGCACCGGTACTTCCTGCTGCGGTTCGAGGGGTACCTCATCGACGCGCTCGGCGCCCCCGACTTCCGGCTGCCCTACTGGGACTGGTCCGCGGATGCGGCGCTCTCGGCTCCCACGCTGTCGCCCATCTGGAGCCAGGACGCCATGGGACGCTTCACCAATCCTGGCGTCTGGCAGGTCCGGGTCGTCCCCGCGGCGCGCGGACTCACGCGATTGGCACAGCCGCGGCCTCTCGACCGCTCCCTGGGACTGCTGGACGCGGCGTTGCCACCGCGCGACGCAGTCCGTACCGTCCTGCGCGACCAGACCCTGTACGACGCCCCTCCGTACGACAGCTTCTCCTCGGGCTTCCGCAACTACCTGGAGGGCTGGGAGGGACCGGCGCGGATCCACAATGCCGTGCATGTCTGGATTGGCGGCGACATGACCGACAGCACCTCGCCCAATGATCCCATGTTCTTTCTGCACCACTGCAACGTGGATCGCATCTGGCGCGCATGGCAGCTCCGCTATCCGAACGCCCCCTACGTCCCCGCGCAGAGCGCCTCCAACGACCTGGCCTTCCACCGGCTCGACGACGCCCTCTACTCGGTGTTCAGCGAGACCACGCCCGTCACCCCGCGCGGTGTGCTCAACCCTCTTGCCCTGGGAGCCCCCTTCGGCGCCGCCAACCACTACGACTACGACTCGCTCGCGGACCTGCAGGGCTGA